The following coding sequences are from one Solea solea chromosome 4, fSolSol10.1, whole genome shotgun sequence window:
- the LOC131458950 gene encoding 7SK snRNA methylphosphate capping enzyme-like, whose amino-acid sequence MSAHEDKVKTGSPQASSASFLQLPDCTGGYSNISVMVEGTRDPPDPPDCAAACPVPGTAASPKHTSTTDAFSHSDNAGERARGNENNINRRNSFHHSKQQQQTKLAKRRNTASSSFKHPSSGKRRRRANSESDSVLPTNFLLGGNIFDPLNLNSLLDEDVNRALNAETPKSSPLPAKSRDPVEILIPRDITDPLNLNSGIADSSFLVSSYRSSGRKRHRNRHHGGGGSGGGISSTQINLSESGKGEVTSGSSILLPGTLASCSALDLSKDSDSFSSTTKESHEHSTNNSANSKEEMTSASIEDSTSSILGGPNHHTSRRKRRRNSGKMEPPVTHSTPIGKSGSADKCCGTGGQRNSQSFHTPRSGSKHQQHHNQVKENQRKFQYGNYNKYYGYRNPGASEDSRVRLLRPEWFEGKEVLDLGCNSGHLTLYIAKVLKPARILGLDIDGGLVHAARKNIRHYLSELQTQEARRAMQEKTCTEQEERNGNDSHTGTEKKHNEAENRNENGKPEKKESVLAAAVNDNDSCHTDEAGTQRQSCKTEEMEQEDCDSATADHSVSCSFPMSLRIARGPIAAPPLTESSSPRPGEFPSNVSFVKANYVLENDTLLMTQRPEYDVILCLSVTKWVHLNWGDSGLKRLFKRVYRHLRPGGMFILEPQPWKSYVRRKKLTDNICRNYHSIRLKPDEFSSYLTTEVGFTSFEFLGAPKCSIRGFQRPIYLFQK is encoded by the exons ATGTCTGCTCATGAAGATAAAGTAAAAACTGGCAGTCCCCAGGCCAGCTCTGCTTCATTCCTGCAGCTCCCAGATTGTACTGGAGGTTACAGTAATATATCTGTAATGGTGGAGGGTACCAGAGACCCACCTGACCCAcctgactgtgctgctgcatgTCCTGTCCCAGGCACTGCAGCCTCACCTAAACACACCAGCACGACTGACGCGTTTTCTCACTCAGATAATGCTGGAGAAAGAGCCAGAGGGAACGAGAATAACATCAATCGCAGGAACAGCTTTCATCATtccaaacaacagcaacaaacaaagCTAGCAAAACGGCGCAACACAGCAAGCTCTAGTTTCAAGCATCCATCATCTGGTAAGAGGAGACGAAGGGCGAACTCTGAGAGTGACTCCGTCCTGCCAACCAACTTCCTTTTAGGTGGGAACATTTTTGACCCCCTGAATCTCAACAGCCTGCTGGATGAGGATGTCAATAGGGCACTGAATGCAGAGACACCCAAATCCTCCCCTCTTCCAGCAAAGAGTCGAGACCCAGTGGAGATCCTTATACCCAGGGACATCACGGATCCACTGAACCTTAACAGTGGTATAGCAGACAGCAGCTTTTTAGTGTCCTCCTATAGGAGCAGTGGCAGGAAGAGACACCGCAACAGACACCATGGGGGAGGGGGAAGTGGAGGTGGTATTTCCTCCACACAGATCAATCTCTCAGAATCAGGAAAAGGTGAGGTTACATCTGGCAGCTCCATACTGCTTCCAGGTACATTGGCCTCATGTTCTGCACTAGATCTCTCCAAAGACTCAGACAGTTTCTCCAGTACCACAAAGGAATCCCATGAGCATTCAACTAACAATTCTGCCAACTCTAAGGAAGAAATGACATCTGCATCTATTGAGGATTCCACTTCCTCCATATTGGGAGGACCAAACCATCATACAAGCAGACGCAAGCGCAGGCGCAACTCTGGCAAAATGGAGCCTCCTGTAACCCATTCTACCCCCATTGGAAAGTCAGGCTCTGCTGATAAGTGTTGTGGTACAGGGGGACAGAGAAATTCCCAGTCGTTCCACACCCCAAGGAGTGGTTCTAAGCACCAGCAGCACCACAACCAGGTGAAGGAGAACCAGAGGAAGTTCCAATACGGGAACTACAACAAGTACTACGGCTACCGCAACCCAGGTGCTAGTGAAGATTCAAGGGTGCGTTTGCTTCGTCCAGAATGGTTTGAAGGTAAAGAGGTACTGGATCTGGGATGCAACTCAGGCCATCTAACACTTTATATTGCCAAAGTGCTAAAACCTGCCCGCATATTAGGCCTGGATATTGACGGCGGTCTCGTACATGCAGCCCGAAAGAACATCAGACATTATCTTTCTGAGCTGCAGACCCAAGAGGCCAGACGTGCTATGCAGGAGAAAACATGCACTGAACAGGAGGAGAGGAATGGAAATGATAgtcacactggcactgaaaagAAGCACAATGAAGCAGAGAACAGGAATGAAAATGGGAAaccagagaagaaagaaagtgtcCTTGCAGCAGCTGTAAATGACAATGACTCCTGTCACACAGATGAGGCAGGGACCCAGAGGCAAAGCTGCAAAACAGAGGAAATGGAGCAGGAAGATTGTGATTCAGCCACCGCTGATCACTCTGTGAGCTGCTCTTTTCCCATGTCCCTGCGCATCGCCAGAGGACCCATCGCTGCACCTCCACTAACAGAATCATCCAGCCCACGGCCCGGAGAGTTCCCCTCAAATGTGTCCTTCGTCAAG GCCAACTATGTACTGGAGAACGATACCCTGCTTATGACTCAGCGGCCAGAGTATGACGTGATCCTTTGCCTGAGTGTTACCAAATGGGTTCATCTGAACTGGGGAGACAGTGGCCTCAAGCGGCTCTTCAAGAGAGTCTACAGACACCTCCGTCCTGGAGGAATGTTCATCCTAGAGCCACAGCCGTGGAAGTCCTACGTGAGGAGGAAGAAGCTGACT GATAATATCTGCAGGAATTACCACAGCATCCGCCTCAAACCTGACGAGTTCTCATCATACCTCACAACTGAGGTGGGCTTCACCAGTTTTGAGTTCCTTGGGGCCCCCAAATGTTCAATAAGAG GTTTTCAGAGGCCAATCTACTTGTTTCAAAAATGA